The following proteins are encoded in a genomic region of Brachypodium distachyon strain Bd21 chromosome 1, Brachypodium_distachyon_v3.0, whole genome shotgun sequence:
- the LOC100833220 gene encoding AAA-ATPase At3g50940, producing the protein MNPPPQAAPSYGKLVDTYKKAVATAASVTAYAVLARGVARELLPHDLRAAVTWGASLLRARLEPRPAERRTVVVRRFDERRGLNCVVESNALYDDAHAYLATRLDPRTMRRCCLSGKGPSKVMSMERGQSMDDVFEGVRFTWASVVSGDGRHESADSLELSFDAEHTDLALGTYVPFISAEVTQARRRERKLKIFMNESTSWRGISHHHPATFDTLAMEPAVKQAVLADLDRFLKRKDYYRRIGKAWKRGYLLFGSPGTGKSSLVTAMANYLRFNLYDLDLSEVSHNSILQRLLIGMPNKSILVIEDIDCCFNAASREDGKERKAALTKDGQADVDNDTEDCASTPPPSITVSGLLNFIDGLWSTSGEERVIIFTTNYKDRLDPALLRPGRMDMHVYMGYCCWEAFKTLARNYFLIDDHLLFPEIEELLAKVEVTPAEVSEMLLRDEDAGVALHGLMEFLTEKEQGLRDAGKA; encoded by the exons ATGAATCCCCCGCCCCAGGCTGCGCCGTCCTACGGCAAGCTGGTGGACACGTACAAGAAGGCGGtggccacggcggcgtcggTGACCGCGTACGCCGTGCTGGCGCGTGGCGTGGCGCGGGAGCTCCTCCCGCACGACCTGCGCGCCGCGGTCACCTGGGGCGCCTCGCTCCTCCGCGCCCGGCTCGAGCCCCGCCCCGCCGAGCGCCGCACCGTCGTCGTCAGGCGTTTCGACGAGCGCCGCGGCCTCAACTGCGTCGTCGAGTCCAACGCGCTCTACGACGACGCGCACGCCTACCTCGCCACCAGGCTCGACCCGCGGACCAtgcgccgctgctgcctcaGCGGAAAGGGCCCAAGCAAGGTCATGTCCATGGAGCGCGGCCAGTCCATGGACGACGTCTTCGAGGGCGTCCGCTTCACGTGGGCGTCCGTCGTCTCGGGGGACGGCCGCCACGAGTCGGCGGACTCGCTGGAGCTCAGCTTCGACGCGGAGCACACGGACCTGGCCCTGGGCACGTACGTGCCCTTCATCTCGGCCGAGGTGACGCAGGCGCGGCGCCGGGAACGCAAGCTCAAAATCTTCATGAACGAGAGCACGTCCTGGCGCGGCAtcagccaccaccacccggCCACGTTCGACACGCTCGCCATGGAACCGGCCGTCAAGCAGGCCGTCCTCGCTGACCTCGACCGCTTCCTGAAGCGCAAGGACTACTACCGCCGGATCGGCAAGGCGTGGAAGCGCGGCTACCTGCTCTTCGGCTCGCCCGGCACCGGCAAGTCCAGCCTGGTTACCGCCATGGCAAACTACCTCCGCTTCAACCTCTACGACCTTGACCTCTCCGAGGTGAGCCACAACTCGATTCTGCAGAGGCTGCTCATCGGCATGCCCAACAAGTCCATCCTCGTCATCGAAGACATCGACTGCTGCTTCAACGCCGCGTCCAGGGAAGACGGCAAGGAGCGCAAGGCGGCTCTGACCAAGGATGGGCAGGCCGATGTCGACAATGACACTGAAGATTGCGCAAGCACG ccgccgccgagcatAACAGTGTCCGGGCTGCTCAACTTCATCGACGGGCTGTGGTCCACGagcggcgaggagcgcgtcaTCATCTTCACCACCAACTACAAGGACCGCCTCGATCCGGCGCTGCTGCGGCCGGGCCGAATGGACATGCACGTCTACATGGGCTACTGCTGCTGGGAGGCATTCAAGACGCTGGCCCGGAACTACTTCCTCATCGACGACCATCTGCTGTTCCCGGAGATAGAAGAACTGCTTGCCAAGGTGGAGGTGACGCCGGCCGAGGTGTCCGAGATGCTGCTGCGGGATGAGGACGCTGGTGTCGCGCTCCACGGGCTCATGGAGTTTCTCACAGAGAAGGAGCAGGGACTGAGAGATGCAGGGAAGGCATGA